DNA from Solenopsis invicta isolate M01_SB chromosome 4, UNIL_Sinv_3.0, whole genome shotgun sequence:
GCTAATTCTATATCATACTTCTAACATTATCGGGATGGAAAACAAGTTATTTACGACTCACAGGTCAATGCATAGATAACCCGCGACGGTGGAGTGCGTTATCATTGTTCCGTAAAAAAGCTTCgccaagataaaatttttttatgcatagaGATAGGAGATTGTGCGCGGAAAATCGTGAAACGTCAGtcagaaatatttttggtaTTATTCTCAGCGAGTTGGACACGCGGTGACATCGACAACGAAGATCGATATAactcgatttaatttataatgccgATTGAACTTCGAATAATTTAATTCGCGAAATTGTTCATAAAATAGATCAAATCTTCAGTGATATGTAAAGATAGAATAAATCAAATGAATTCTCTTACACACGTGGCGTCGCAAGAATTTTCATCGTTAGAGGGTATAATGTGAGATATTATTGTCGTTTGTGACAGTTTGCAGATGGAGACGTTAGAGAACACGCGCATTATTCACCGAGCAAAGTTCGCGCGCACCGAGAAACCGGAAGTACCGATTACGTACAAGCCACATAATTAAGCGGTCGCTATAATTAAATTGCGCGCAGTATGCCCGGCGAGCAGTCCTCGTTAGAGCAGTCTTATTAGGTGTTCCGATATTGAGGACCCCCAGCGCAGCGATACTGAACGCTTCTTAAGTTTCGAGAGTTTCGAGAGCACTTGGACCACAGTTCGGTTCTGTTCGAGAACTTATCGAGAAGGCCCGTCATCAATTAAATCTGCGCGGTAATTGCAAAGGAAGGAGGAAAACACGGGTGTGCGGCGCGGGGCTTAGAAGGAACTTCACAAAACTTTCCGCCCCCTTTTTGCTCTCGCCGCATTACTCGTGCAAAATCACCGTTTCGTTTTAATCGAATTGGAGTAACAACGGACGGGTTCTTAGCTCTTACAGGATGTATGTACAGTAAATAACGCAAATGTATCGCAGGTATATATGCAACGGATACCTGAAACGTGAAGATATCTGTATTCCTGTTTTTCTATCACGCGTTACATAAAAATCGATTTCTCCGACTTTCCGAGGCATTCGCTCGTTAGTGACATTTCGACATGTAAATTTTCAAGTTGACGAAACATTGTATTTGtagacaattaaaaatttgtgcaagTTATTAATGTTGCTACGATATGcacgttttaataaaaaaaaaaaatgctcatTTGTGcacaaatgtaattaataaaataataaaaattaattaacgtttATATTAGATTTACAAGTGGTACAATGTGCTAACTACGACggaacatttttgaaaattaataataatttaaatgaaaatctGCATAAAGGTAaagtcataaatttaatatacaaacatatatatatttataaaggactttttatataaatgtttaatatctaatattgaCATTTAGCGAGGTTTATTATTCCCCTCGGAATGCGTTTTGTCACGTATCAcgtaattctaataaaattgaGGAAGCGACAATGAGTGACAAATACCTCGACGATTACCTGTCAGTGATCGCGATTGACGTCGCCGTCGAGGAAAAGACGAGAATCGCCAGAATGGCTGTTGCGACATTGCACAAGCTACATAACGTGATGCGGCAGATGAGAGATTGGCGGGAAGATAGCGCGAAACTGAAGAGTAATATCTGGCGGATGAAAATGGCTCTGTGTGTGGATGACAAGAATGGGAACGATAACCAGCAGATCGATCCTTTGATCGTGCATCAGAAGGCGGAGATTAGCCGGTTGGAGCAGGCGAACGGCGCTTTGGAGAACGAGGTAACGAGTCTGAGGCGCGCTCTGGCGAAAACCGAGGAGGAGATCGCGAGTGTCGCCGTTTGCGAAATAAGCGATAAGATTGTCGCGCTCGAGAATGAATTCTCGAGCGAGAGACAGCGTATGAACGACGAGATTTTGCATTTGAAGACGCGGCTGAAAGAGACCGAGGAGAGTGAGACGAATGTCGTGTTAAAGCGACTCAGGGACGAGCTGAACGAGTTTGCGAGAGGCGACCAAACGATCGAAATAATCTTCGCGAACGCGATTGGTAAGACCGTAGAGATGATTATCGGTCTGTCGGAGGAGCTCGTGAATGTTAGCGAGAATTTGTACAGGTGCAAGACCAGAAACAAGAGCTTGCGTTTCAAGCTGGGTAAATTGAGGGCCATGTTGCGCTCGAGGTGCGGTAATAGCGCGGAATATCGGAAGAGGATCGGCGAATTGAACAATCTCGCCGAGCAATTGATGGGGGAGATGGGCCGGCTGAAAGTTATTCGCGAGAATGCGAACTATAGCGAAAGTTCGGACGCCACGGTTATCACGGACGTTGTTAGACACGTCGAGCGTTTGATGAACGACTTGAGGAACAATTTAAAGTGCGATCGCGAGGCGATGATCGCCGCTGGCGATCCCGACTGTTTGAAATACATGAAGAAAGTGGTTAATCTAAAGGTAAACCTGAAAGTGCTGTCCGTGGAGCTCAGACGATCGAACGTGCCGATGGACAAACGATTATGCGGGAATGGCGGTCAGTACGAGAAATGCTTGGAAGCAGCTTCCTCGTTGAACGATTTCTTACGGGAAATCGATAGTGAGattgaaaaattgaagataaaacCGATGAACGAGTATTGCAAAATTGGTGGCGTCAGCGGCTCGCGATACATGACTAAGGTCACGGAGCTCGAGGATATTGTTAGAAAATCAATCGCAGTGATCGGCATTTTGAAACAGGCCTCGCCAGAAGTTATAAATAGCAACGAGAAAATAACGGAGGCGCTGGAAGACCTGATCGAGCGACTGTGCCGCAAGATGAAGGAACTCGAAATTTTTGATGATCGCGCGAATTTACGCGAGAGACTCGAACAGCTTGAAGCTTTGGTCATGCGTTTGAAATCGGAATTATTGGAGAAGGACGAGCGTATAAATGCGCTGAACGACGAGCATGCGAGCATCAAATTAACATTAGAGAGAGATCGTGAGAGGTACGAGAAGATTATCGCTGACACACGCGAGGTGAACGGGACTCTTCGAGAAGATATAAAAAGGGGGAGGCAAGAAATATTGGAGCTGTCGCTTGAACGCGACCATTCCGAGCGACGTGTCGCGGAAATGCAACTGATGAAGGCTGAAATTGACGCGGCGAGAAAAGAATTGCGGGACCTTCGTGATGATAAAGAGACGTTATTAGGGGAAACGACAAGGTTGCGTAACATTCTCGGGGAGAGGGACAAGAAAATTGAGAATATTATTACCCAGGGGGACGAGTTGAAAGCGGCCCTTAGGGCCGAGATAGAGGAGCTGAAGGCGAAACTTGGGATCACTTCCGATGAAAATGTAAAACTGAGAAGTATAATTGAGGGACTTGGGAAACAGGAGGAACGTGAGCGACTGGGCGAATTGAAAAGTTCGGCGAAGGAAAGCGGCGGGGTGGCACGAGACAATGGCGAGGAACGTGCGCGAAACCTCAGGGATGAGTATTTGAAAGCCGAGTCAAATGAGTCTAAAATAAGTCTGAACAAGGCGGACGAGCGAATCGGCGACTATTTCAAGTCCGCGCTAGATGAAAGCGTCGGTGACAGGATCGGGTTGGGGGGTGAAATTTCTGATTTCGAGTCTAACGAGCAGTCGTTGACGTATCGATCGAACGTTCTCCGCCGGGCGAGCGCCGGCGAGAGAACGACGTCGGGAGAATTCGACAGAGTGATAGCGGAGTACAAAGCGTCGGAGGATAAAGTCAAACAGCTTGAAAACGAGAAAGAACAACTCGAGGAGGAGTTGTCGGAGTTGAGGTCCGAGAAAGGATTGCTGGATGGGTCGA
Protein-coding regions in this window:
- the LOC105195819 gene encoding major antigen, coding for MSDKYLDDYLSVIAIDVAVEEKTRIARMAVATLHKLHNVMRQMRDWREDSAKLKSNIWRMKMALCVDDKNGNDNQQIDPLIVHQKAEISRLEQANGALENEVTSLRRALAKTEEEIASVAVCEISDKIVALENEFSSERQRMNDEILHLKTRLKETEESETNVVLKRLRDELNEFARGDQTIEIIFANAIGKTVEMIIGLSEELVNVSENLYRCKTRNKSLRFKLGKLRAMLRSRCGNSAEYRKRIGELNNLAEQLMGEMGRLKVIRENANYSESSDATVITDVVRHVERLMNDLRNNLKCDREAMIAAGDPDCLKYMKKVVNLKVNLKVLSVELRRSNVPMDKRLCGNGGQYEKCLEAASSLNDFLREIDSEIEKLKIKPMNEYCKIGGVSGSRYMTKVTELEDIVRKSIAVIGILKQASPEVINSNEKITEALEDLIERLCRKMKELEIFDDRANLRERLEQLEALVMRLKSELLEKDERINALNDEHASIKLTLERDRERYEKIIADTREVNGTLREDIKRGRQEILELSLERDHSERRVAEMQLMKAEIDAARKELRDLRDDKETLLGETTRLRNILGERDKKIENIITQGDELKAALRAEIEELKAKLGITSDENVKLRSIIEGLGKQEERERLGELKSSAKESGGVARDNGEERARNLRDEYLKAESNESKISLNKADERIGDYFKSALDESVGDRIGLGGEISDFESNEQSLTYRSNVLRRASAGERTTSGEFDRVIAEYKASEDKVKQLENEKEQLEEELSELRSEKGLLDGSMADANNKCAALQDQVNKFKSERNGLREQISVHEAAAENLKLMLERARAELADAAADSTRLRSEHSRVVDDLDTLSLRNTEAEDRVRVLLTEKNEFATRINELNDENVALREQLNKAREENEYFSMELNKSRVENDKAKAENALLQATCDTRERDNVALGRERDDARARINEIGNECRALGNQLKTQRMKYEALRLAAAALRDENNDRKNYLKKIDTQRPLTAGDRERGFADAYNEIKQKQNCSNTTCTSVKVEFGEWRDGGTEVKVESDTRAGHDNKAEIKDEPKAELKRPRSGNKALKLERANSRSENSVDTMELAEGGTESLVAWTEAPDDGQIVGSILGKPEIASIWRGKGISNYPDDPEMFQGNERSVAALDIDLLEAESNRTLKMKADIPRSNRNSCRTDDDEKTEADFGKATEEIQALKLELMNLRDEKATLRLQFETFKEELNALRSERVALKDELAASRKSNFDLRLKVNDLRGANEKLKEINAGLRVGCPRDASRGTNECTTMSEAPEKRLKNNYESALSDYLKKYIFTENNLRLINRRNRFDRVSPKNPGLQSVEENLQHIEGQKS